A genome region from Blautia coccoides includes the following:
- a CDS encoding GntR family transcriptional regulator has translation MINKDENKPIYKQLVDEILEDIKQGRLNPEDKLPTERELAERLGISRGTVKKAYKELADNGVIEVIQGSGSYIHNSAIMTGNEKRMAAIELLDSLLDTLEDWNFSVPEILNLMNISIAKREGENGGLRVAVIDCNAESLEIFKKQLLYIPDISISAFLVETILLDDNPQALLSSYDLILTTTTHYEQVAEHIGEKKNILVKVAVAPSRDTIVNISRLDPSASVGIFCRTNKFAQIITDQLAYFLPKLKSVSTHFENTLSVEADSMLLGQYDAIVINPDSILLEQRVTDGLLEQYIAKGGKVIPFHYLIDNGSLIYLEERITAVLREKHPGQGTDLPR, from the coding sequence ATGATCAACAAAGATGAAAACAAGCCAATCTATAAACAATTAGTGGATGAAATTCTGGAGGATATTAAGCAGGGCAGGCTAAATCCTGAGGACAAGCTGCCCACAGAAAGGGAATTGGCTGAACGCCTGGGAATCTCCAGAGGAACGGTAAAAAAGGCATATAAAGAACTTGCTGACAATGGGGTCATCGAAGTGATACAGGGCAGCGGCTCATATATACATAATAGTGCGATCATGACAGGGAATGAGAAGCGCATGGCTGCCATTGAGTTACTGGACAGTCTTCTTGACACACTGGAGGACTGGAATTTTTCTGTTCCGGAAATACTGAACCTGATGAACATAAGCATAGCGAAGAGAGAGGGCGAGAATGGAGGCCTGCGTGTGGCAGTTATCGACTGCAACGCTGAATCACTGGAAATTTTTAAAAAACAGCTTCTCTATATACCGGATATCAGTATCTCCGCCTTTTTGGTGGAAACGATTCTGCTGGACGACAATCCTCAGGCCCTGCTGTCCAGTTATGATTTGATACTGACCACAACAACACATTATGAACAGGTTGCAGAGCATATAGGGGAAAAGAAAAATATTCTGGTAAAGGTGGCTGTGGCGCCAAGCAGAGATACTATTGTGAATATTTCCAGACTGGACCCTTCAGCGTCAGTGGGGATTTTCTGCAGAACCAATAAGTTCGCACAGATCATCACAGACCAGCTTGCGTATTTTCTGCCAAAACTGAAATCTGTCAGCACACACTTTGAGAATACATTATCCGTGGAAGCAGACAGTATGCTGCTGGGACAATACGATGCCATTGTCATTAATCCTGACTCCATACTGCTGGAGCAGCGGGTCACAGACGGACTGCTGGAACAGTACATTGCGAAAGGCGGGAAAGTCATACCATTCCATTATCTGATAGATAATGGCAGTTTGATCTATCTGGAGGAGCGGATAACAGCGGTGCTGAGAGAAAAGCATCCGGGTCAGGGGACGGATCTGCCCCGCTGA
- a CDS encoding IS110 family transposase — MIYVGIDVAKDKHDCFITNSDGEVLFKAFTIKNNLDGFDELYQKIESVMEDASKVKVGLEATGHYSYNLLGYLLDKGLATFVINPLHTNLYRKSLSLRQTKTDKVDAHTIASMLMSDVNLKSYSDTSYHNEELKSLTRYRFDKVKERAKLKTSISRLVCILFPELEKLVPTLHQNSVYELLYEFPGAKQVANAHLTRLSNLLETASKGHYTKETSIAFREAARTSIGSNMPAKSLELKHTIKLIRELDSEIEEIENEIKVIMDEINSPILSIPGISYRMGAMIIAEIGDFSQFDSPDKILAYAGMSPSTYQSGQLDNCYARMEKRGSRYLRYALFNATAYVCLWDPTYKAYLAKKRAEGKHYYVAMSHATKKLVRLIYHLERTGQQYQKAI; from the coding sequence ATGATTTACGTAGGAATTGATGTCGCAAAAGATAAGCATGATTGCTTTATCACAAACTCTGATGGCGAAGTCCTTTTCAAGGCTTTTACCATCAAAAACAATCTCGATGGGTTCGACGAGCTTTATCAGAAAATAGAATCCGTTATGGAAGATGCTTCTAAAGTAAAAGTAGGCCTAGAAGCCACTGGACACTATAGTTACAATCTTCTCGGATATCTGCTTGATAAAGGTCTGGCCACCTTTGTTATCAACCCGTTACATACTAATCTGTACAGAAAAAGTCTAAGCCTTAGACAGACGAAAACGGATAAAGTTGATGCCCATACAATTGCTTCTATGCTAATGTCTGACGTGAACTTAAAGTCCTACTCAGACACATCGTATCACAACGAAGAGCTTAAGTCACTTACTCGCTATCGTTTTGATAAAGTTAAAGAACGCGCGAAGCTTAAAACATCTATATCCCGTCTTGTATGTATCCTTTTCCCTGAGTTAGAAAAGCTTGTTCCAACACTTCATCAGAATTCTGTTTATGAGTTACTCTACGAATTTCCTGGTGCAAAACAGGTAGCTAATGCACATCTCACAAGACTTTCAAATCTTCTTGAAACCGCATCTAAAGGCCACTACACAAAAGAAACCTCTATCGCTTTTAGAGAGGCTGCAAGAACCTCTATCGGTTCAAATATGCCAGCTAAATCGCTTGAATTAAAGCACACCATTAAGCTCATTAGAGAGCTAGATTCTGAAATCGAAGAGATTGAAAACGAGATTAAAGTCATCATGGATGAAATCAATTCTCCAATCCTTAGCATTCCTGGAATCAGCTATCGAATGGGTGCCATGATTATTGCTGAAATAGGTGACTTTAGCCAATTCGACTCTCCAGATAAGATCCTTGCTTATGCAGGAATGTCGCCTTCTACCTATCAATCCGGCCAGTTAGATAACTGTTATGCCAGAATGGAAAAACGTGGTTCTAGATACCTTAGATATGCTCTGTTTAATGCAACCGCATATGTTTGTCTATGGGATCCAACCTACAAGGCTTATCTTGCCAAGAAACGAGCTGAAGGCAAGCATTACTATGTTGCAATGTCTCACGCGACCAAGAAACTAGTTCGGCTAATTTATCATCTCGAACGCACTGGACAGCAATACCAAAAAGCAATCTAA